The following coding sequences are from one Corticium candelabrum chromosome 20, ooCorCand1.1, whole genome shotgun sequence window:
- the LOC134196031 gene encoding fibropellin-1-like — translation MTSKVRGDGRLQVKFKQLSSPFHFRDFNADCCDGQVAPGCRRVCRPKFKICYKGGTSSGSESGSGSGSGSFPSGSCLQTIETGFYNPIIQPGNSLVIFTDSNGTFNFSFNASALDQHYIQVEVIDNLSQKLIDIIDISAASSLINQTSDFTGSRASHPIKLTVEWQLFCDKNWYDNDCGEYCVAQDTAIPPAHYTCNTTTGQRICLAGYENSDRNCSTEINECESTPCQNGATCRDDLQRYSCQCPNYYTGGHCETAFFCLPFPCENNGTCQDLTSSYKCTCHRDYTGTNCETHIDNCASYPCQNGGQCNDGTLSYQCDCKDGYTGIHCETEINECLSSPCVQGTCMDYVASYRCNCRPGYTGVNCPTEIDECLSSPCLHGGTCSNHIDSYSCSCDVGYTGVNCATEINECNRHDCVNGACRDQIGFFVCDCTAGYMGTKCETGIFECFSNPCQHSGTCVDMINGYQCQCTEGYTDKHCDININECQSNPCQNGGSCLDLVNSYQCNCQTGYTDSHCTTNVDECASIPCQNNATCQDNIGQFKCLCPTGFTDTLCQTNIDDCVRVQCLNGGYCSDLIADHHCNCPPGYTGKRCDVGKNKCITTLQ, via the exons ATGACCAGTAAA GTCAGAGGGGACGGTCGACTGCAAGTAAAATTCAAACAGCTCAGCAGTCCATTTCACTTCAGAGATTTCAACGCTGACTGTTGCGATGGTCAGGTGGCTCCAGGTTGCCGTCGTGTGTGTCGTCCAAAGTTTAAGATATGTTACAAAGGAGGAACATCAAGTGGAAGTGAAAGCGGAAGTGGAAGTGGAAGTGGATCATTTCCAAGTGGAAGCTGCTTACAAACAATTGAAACAGGATTCTACAATCCAATTATACAACCAGGAAACTCTCTAGTTATATTTACTGACAGTAATGGAACTTTCAACTTTAGCTTCAACGCATCAGCTCTG GATCAACATTATATTCAAGTAGAGGTGATCGATAACCTATCACAAAAACTAATAGACATAATCGATATATCAGCGGCTTCCAGTTTGATAAATCAGACATCAGACTTTACTGGTTCACGTGCAAGTCATCCAATAAAATTGACAGTAGAGTGGCAGTTGTTCTGTGACAAAAACTGGTATGACAACGATTGTGGTGAATACTGTGTGGCTCAAGACACAGCAATCCCACCAGCCCATTACacatgcaacacaacaacaggaCAAAGGATATGCCTTGCAGGTTATGAGAACTCAGACAGAAACTGTTCAACCG AGATTAATGAGTGTGAATCGACtccttgtcaaaatggagCTACATGTCGTGATGATCTACAAAGGTACAGTTGTCAGTGTCCCAACTACTACACTGGAGGTCACTGTGAGACAG CATTTTTTTGTTTACCTTTCCCATGTGAGAACAATGGCACATGTCAAGACTTAACCAGCTCGTACAAATGCACATGCCATCGTGATTACACAGGAACAAACTGTGAAACAC ATATAGACAACTGTGCATCTTATCCTTGCCAAAATGGGGGCCAATGCAATGATGGCACTCTCAGCTACCAGTGTGACTGTAAGGATGGCTATACAGGCATACACTGTGAAACAG AGATTAATGAATGTTTGTCCAGTCCATGTGTGCAAGGTACCTGTATGGATTATGTTGCTTCCTATCGTTGCAATTGTAGACCAGGATACACAGGAGTCAACTGTCCAACAG AAATTGATGAATGTTTGTCGAGTCCGTGTCTACATGGTGGTACATGCTCAAATCACATCGACTCATACTCTTGCTCGTGTGATGTGGGATACACAGGAGTCAACTGTGCAACAG AAATTAATGAGTGCAATCGACATGATTGTGTAAACGGGGCATGCCGAGATCAAATCGGGTTCTTCGTATGTGACTGTACAGCTGGATACATGGGAACAAAATGCGAAACAG GGATCTTTGAGTGTTTTTCCAATCCATGTCAGCACAGCGGAACTTGTGTGGATATGATCAATGGATATCAATGTCAATGCACAGAAGGATACACTGACAAGCATTGTGACATAA ATATCAACGAATGTCAGAGCAACCCATGTCAAAATGGAGGCAGCTGTCTTGACCTGGTGAACAGTTATCAATGCAACTGCCAAACAGGATACACAGACAGTCACTGTACAACGA ATGTTGATGAGTGTGCATCCATCCCATGTCAAAATAATGCCACTTGTCAAGACAACATTGGGCAGTTCAAATGTTTGTGTCCAACTGGATTCACAGACActttatgtcaaacaa ATATTGATGATTGTGTCAGAGTGCAGTGTCTCAATGGTGGTTATTGTAGTGATCTCATTGCTGACCATCACTGCAACTGTCCTCCTGGATACACAGGAAAGCGATGTGATGTTGGTAAGAATAAGTGTATTACGACTTTACAATAA